One window from the genome of Deltaproteobacteria bacterium encodes:
- a CDS encoding PIN domain-containing protein produces the protein MRIYLNTSALSRPFDDLSRSRARHEAEAVSMVVAAIEARQAELVASEYLVFELSQHPDQEQAQRIATPLRLAKTMVKASASVTLRARTLEQFGLRGLDALHIASAEAGKADLLVTTDDRMLKRATRARAMLHVRVLLPASALAVISEGGSHEE, from the coding sequence GTGCGCATCTATCTGAACACGAGCGCGCTGAGCCGGCCGTTCGATGATCTGTCTCGCAGCCGAGCGCGTCACGAGGCAGAAGCCGTGAGCATGGTCGTCGCCGCCATTGAGGCACGACAGGCGGAGCTGGTCGCATCGGAGTACTTGGTCTTCGAGCTGAGCCAGCATCCTGATCAAGAGCAAGCGCAGCGGATCGCGACCCCACTGCGGCTGGCCAAGACCATGGTGAAAGCCTCCGCTTCAGTAACCCTGCGAGCCCGCACCCTGGAGCAGTTTGGCCTGCGCGGATTAGATGCGCTGCACATCGCCAGCGCTGAAGCTGGAAAAGCGGATCTGCTCGTTACGACGGACGACCGGATGCTGAAGCGGGCGACGCGTGCGCGCGCCATGCTTCACGTGCGAGTGCTCTTGCCGGCAAGTGCCCTGGCGGTCATCTCGGAAGGAGGATCCCATGAAGAGTGA